One window of Saimiri boliviensis isolate mSaiBol1 chromosome 4, mSaiBol1.pri, whole genome shotgun sequence genomic DNA carries:
- the MAP7 gene encoding ensconsin isoform X12, with protein MERSQRPKQKHNRWSWGGSLHGSPSIHSAARRLQLSPWESSVVNRLLTPTHSFLARSKSTAALSGEAASCSPIIMPYKAAHSRNSMDRPKLFVTPPEGSSRRRTIHGTAGHKKERERENTPFLLTSGTRRALSPSNPKARPPASSRLWLPSKSLPHLPGTPRPTSSLPPGTVKAAPAQVRPPSPGNIRPVKREGRVEPEKKDPEKKDPEKEPQKVANEPSLKGRAPLVKVEATTVEEGTPAKPEAGPAAPATAPAPASAPTPASVPTPTMVPPPASTVAVSASPKPSAGTTDPEEATRLLAEKRRLAREQREKEERERREQEELERQKREELAQRVAEERTRREESRRLEAEQAREKEEQLRRQAEERAQREREEAEREEAERAQRQKEEEARVREEAERVRQEREKHFQKEEQERLERKKRLEEIMKRTRRTEATDKKTIDQRNGDIAKGALAGGTEVSALPCTTNAPGNGEPVASPHVVTSHQSKVTVESTPDLEKQPNENGVSVQNENFEEIINLPIGSKPSRLDVTNSESPEIPLNPILAFDDEGTLGPLPQVDGVQTQQTAEVI; from the exons CTCGCCGCCTGCAGCTCAGCCCATGGGAGAGCAGCGTTGTTAACAGACTCCTGACGCCCACACATTCGTTCCTGGCCAGAAGTAAAAGCACAGCTGCCTTGTCTGGAGAAGCAG CATCTTGCAGCCCCATCATCATGCCCTACAAAGCTGCACACTCTAGAAATTCGATGGATCGACCAAAACTCTTTGTAACACCACCTGAGGGCTCTTCTCGCAGGAGGACCATTCATGGCACAGCG ggccataaaaaagaaagagagagagaaaatacaccCTTCCTCCTTACATCTGGCACCCGAAGGGCTCTATCTCCATCTAATCCCAAAGCAAGACCGCCAGCTTCCTCGCGACTTTG GCTTCCGTCCAAGTCTCTTCCTCACTTGCCTGGGACACCCAGACCGACATCCTCTTTGCCACCCGGCACAGTCAAAGCTGCTCCTGCTCAGGTCCGGCCCCCATCCCCCGGCAACATCCGCCCTGTCAAGAGGGAAGGCAGAGTGGAGCCTGAGAAAAAAGACCCTGAGAAAAAGGACCCTGAGAAGGAACCTCAGAAAGTTGCCAACGAGCCCTCACTAAAGGGCAGAGCACCTTTAGTGAAGGTGGAAGCCACCACAGTTGAAGAGGGGACACCTGCCAAACCAGAAGCTGGCCCTG CTGCTCCAGCCACGGCCCCAGCTCCAGCCTCGGCCCCAACTCCAGCCTCAGTCCCCACCCCAACCATGGTCCCGCCACCGGCATCCACTGTGGCTGTCAGTGCTTCTCCTAAGCCTTCTGCAGGAACCACCGACCCAGAAGAGGCCACAAGGCTGCTAGCTGAGAAGAGGCGGCTGGCCCgagagcagagagaaaaggaagaaagggagaggagggagcaggAAGAGCTTGAAAG ACAAAAGAGAGAGGAATTGGCTCAACGGGTGGCTGAGGAGCGGACTCGCCGAGAGGAGTCGCGCCGGCTGGAGGCAGAGCAGGCCCGGGAGAAGGAGGAGCAGCTGCGGCGGCAGGCGGAGGAGCGGGCGCAGCGCGAGCGGGAGGAGGCGGAGCGGGAGGAGGCGGAGCGCGCCCAGAGGCAG aaagaagaagaagCTCGTGTTCGTGAAGAAGCAGAGAGGGTCCGGCAGGAACGAGAGAAGCATTTCcagaaggaggagcaggagcGCCTGGAGAGAAAGAAG CGACTTGAGGAGATTATGAAAAGAACCAGGAGAACAGAAGCAACAGATAAG AAAACCATTGATCAGAGAAATGGCGATATAGCCAAGGGAGCTCTTGCTGGAGGAACAG AggtatctgcacttccatgtacGACAAACGCTCCGGGAAATGGAGAGCCAGTTGCCAGCCCACATGTGGTTACCTCACACCAATCAAAAGTGACAGTGGAGAG CACTCCCGACTTGGAAAAACAACCAAATGAAAATGGAGTATCTGTTCAGAatgaaaattttgaagaaattataAACTTACCCATTGGATCTAAACCATCCAGATTAGATGTCACCAATAGTGAGAGCCCAGAAATTCCTTTGAATCCGATTTTGGCCTTTGATGATGAAGGGACACTTGGGCCCCTGCCTCAGGTAGATGGTGTCCAAACACAACAGACTGCAG AAGTTATATGA